Proteins encoded together in one Thermoleophilia bacterium window:
- a CDS encoding ribbon-helix-helix protein, CopG family, which yields MRTTVRLDEQLMRDAKVLAAREGTTFTALIEDSLRERIARSGRGSKQAYTRLPVSRRTGGLRDGLDPEILVDNSRLADVMDGLDDPGGR from the coding sequence ATGAGGACGACTGTGCGACTTGACGAGCAGTTGATGCGTGACGCAAAGGTCCTGGCTGCCCGGGAGGGCACGACCTTCACCGCCTTGATCGAGGATTCGCTGCGGGAGCGGATCGCCCGGTCCGGGAGGGGTTCGAAGCAGGCGTACACCAGGCTGCCGGTTTCCCGTCGCACCGGAGGTCTGCGTGACGGTCTTGACCCGGAAATTCTGGTTGATAATTCAAGGCTTGCTGACGTCATGGACGGGCTCGATGATCCTGGCGGACGTTAA
- a CDS encoding DUF3800 domain-containing protein produces the protein MYLLFLDESGNPGDDVFALGGFAVRAEDWHVLRQRWDECLAEVGWPMDKELKWSGTASGEVPPDVADAAYGCLASLPIDCFVTVLYPTMSGYDEFFSTDEDTYATALTFIAERYQRFLSNHDSYGVIVLDSRRRETDDRMRRFFTRIQQEGTPFAELERIVDGLLLGPSHFSLGLQLADLVVGCSRSATFNMGENRRRFRELQTVFARHPSSGEVDGVGMKFFPDSTKPEQVPDVRLFDPRKSSG, from the coding sequence ATGTACCTGCTCTTTCTCGATGAATCAGGGAATCCCGGCGACGACGTTTTTGCCCTCGGTGGATTCGCGGTCCGGGCTGAGGACTGGCATGTACTTCGGCAGCGCTGGGACGAGTGCCTGGCTGAGGTCGGCTGGCCGATGGATAAGGAACTCAAATGGTCTGGGACGGCTTCCGGTGAGGTGCCTCCGGACGTGGCCGATGCGGCGTACGGCTGCCTGGCTTCGCTGCCGATCGACTGCTTCGTGACCGTGCTCTATCCGACCATGAGCGGATACGACGAGTTCTTCTCAACCGACGAGGACACCTACGCCACCGCCCTCACCTTCATCGCCGAGCGTTACCAGAGGTTTCTGTCCAATCACGATTCCTACGGCGTGATCGTGCTCGACAGCCGGCGGCGCGAGACCGACGACCGTATGCGGCGGTTCTTTACCCGGATTCAGCAGGAGGGCACTCCGTTCGCCGAGCTGGAACGCATCGTCGATGGGCTGCTGCTCGGGCCGTCTCATTTTTCATTGGGCCTCCAGCTGGCCGACCTGGTGGTCGGGTGCAGCCGCTCAGCCACCTTCAATATGGGTGAGAACCGGCGACGGTTCAGGGAACTCCAGACGGTCTTCGCGCGGCACCCATCAAGTGGCGAGGTGGACGGAGTCGGCATGAAGTTCTTCCCGGACAGCACCAAGCCGGAGCAGGTTCCGGACGTGAGGTTGTTCGATCCGCGAAAGTCGTCGGGTTAG
- a CDS encoding ATP-binding protein, producing MAESYLPRVVDRELDELIRGLPAIAIEGAKGVGKTVTAKRRAGTVWELDDPIQRELIDADVRRIRQGETPVLIDEWQRLPETWDLVRRAVDSGSRPGSFLLTGSSSGVKTGTHSGAGRILPIRMRPLSLAERVGNPDRVSLSSLLAGENRVINGRSRFEPTDYIDELFKSGFPGLRALPANLRKRQMSGYIDRIIDQDFPELGPQPRNPAGLRRWMRAYAAAVSTTASWEKIRDAATPGQNDPPARSTVLPYRDVLERLWILDELPAWDFTGSELGRVGRSPKHHLADPALVVSLLKINQVALTGGDQLDSSRDPAERTSLGRLFESLATLSVRVYAQQAEAEVHHFRNQNGTREIDLIVTSDSGRTLALEVKLGAKVGDNDVTHLNWLADRLGSDRVERVILTTGPEAYRRKDGVAVIPLELFGP from the coding sequence ATGGCAGAAAGCTACCTCCCGCGCGTAGTCGATCGGGAACTGGACGAGTTGATACGTGGCCTGCCCGCGATAGCGATCGAAGGGGCAAAGGGAGTTGGCAAGACCGTCACCGCGAAACGGCGGGCGGGAACCGTCTGGGAGCTCGACGATCCGATCCAACGAGAACTGATCGACGCAGATGTGCGTCGGATCAGACAGGGGGAAACCCCGGTCCTGATCGATGAGTGGCAGAGGCTGCCGGAAACATGGGACCTGGTTCGCCGCGCGGTTGACTCCGGGTCCCGGCCCGGGTCGTTTCTTCTCACGGGGTCGTCGTCCGGAGTGAAGACGGGCACCCATTCCGGTGCCGGTCGGATCCTCCCGATACGCATGCGTCCTCTCTCCCTGGCCGAACGCGTCGGGAATCCCGACCGGGTCAGCCTGTCGTCCCTCCTGGCCGGGGAGAACAGGGTGATCAATGGCCGATCCCGGTTTGAGCCGACCGACTACATCGACGAACTGTTCAAGTCCGGCTTTCCCGGATTGCGGGCGCTCCCGGCGAACCTGAGAAAACGTCAGATGTCCGGCTACATCGATCGCATTATCGATCAAGACTTCCCCGAACTCGGACCTCAACCCCGAAATCCCGCGGGGCTCAGGAGGTGGATGCGGGCCTACGCAGCGGCGGTTTCAACCACGGCCAGCTGGGAGAAGATCCGCGATGCGGCAACCCCGGGTCAAAACGATCCTCCGGCGAGATCAACGGTGCTTCCGTACCGTGATGTACTCGAGCGCCTTTGGATCCTGGATGAACTTCCTGCCTGGGACTTCACCGGGAGTGAACTCGGTCGGGTCGGACGATCGCCCAAGCATCACCTCGCCGACCCTGCCTTGGTGGTGTCGCTGCTCAAGATCAACCAGGTGGCTCTCACCGGCGGTGATCAGCTCGACTCTTCGCGCGACCCGGCGGAACGTACTTCTCTCGGCCGTCTGTTCGAATCGCTGGCAACACTTTCGGTCCGTGTCTACGCTCAGCAGGCCGAGGCCGAGGTCCACCACTTTCGAAACCAAAACGGAACCCGGGAAATCGATCTGATCGTCACATCCGATTCGGGCCGGACACTGGCGCTCGAAGTCAAGCTTGGGGCCAAAGTCGGTGACAATGATGTCACGCATCTCAACTGGCTGGCCGACCGGCTCGGCAGTGATCGGGTCGAACGAGTGATCCTCACCACCGGCCCGGAGGCCTATCGCCGAAAAGACGGAGTCGCCGTTATCCCGCTCGAGCTCTTCGGCCCTTGA
- a CDS encoding Fic family protein has translation MTKQSQSQTGLRPLSYEKHPWDPRTAYASRGVIRRHSGPYKSAIPIEIAGLDPIPLFETSTLAEADEATHELIRFDEYVEAKWGLGPEELAPMSATLLRTESASSSQIENLTVGARQLALAELGERTSPNARLVSANVRALRAALRFADEVSVDAILEMHDHLLEREDPEAGRLRTQQVWIGGSGIGPHLASFVPPHHDRLPALIDDLIDFCRRVDIPPLVQISIAHAQFETIHPFTDGNGRTGRALVQAMLRGSGLTRRTTVPVSAGLLVDTDRYFAALASYREGDVQPILKEFGQAARYAAVEGRKLVTDLDFIRVETASRIKARSDAAVWRLNDLLVGQPVVNTAYVASRLDISKVAAQTSIDKLVDAGALTENTNKVRRRVWQHNDILARLDEFAARVRRRDASP, from the coding sequence ATGACCAAACAATCCCAAAGCCAGACCGGACTGCGTCCACTCTCTTACGAGAAGCATCCCTGGGATCCTCGGACGGCTTACGCCAGTCGCGGCGTGATCCGTCGGCACTCAGGCCCTTACAAGTCGGCCATACCCATCGAGATCGCAGGTCTGGACCCGATCCCTCTGTTCGAGACTTCGACCTTGGCCGAAGCAGATGAGGCCACCCATGAGTTGATCCGCTTCGATGAGTACGTCGAAGCGAAGTGGGGCCTCGGGCCCGAAGAGCTTGCCCCGATGAGCGCCACCCTCCTGCGAACCGAGAGCGCGTCCTCCTCTCAGATCGAGAACCTCACGGTCGGGGCGAGGCAACTGGCACTGGCTGAGCTCGGCGAAAGGACATCGCCCAACGCCCGCCTGGTCTCTGCGAACGTTCGGGCTTTGCGGGCCGCGCTCAGGTTCGCCGATGAGGTCTCAGTTGACGCAATCCTCGAGATGCACGATCATCTCCTGGAAAGGGAGGACCCCGAGGCGGGCCGCCTGCGTACCCAGCAGGTATGGATCGGCGGATCGGGTATCGGGCCACACCTTGCGTCATTTGTTCCCCCACACCACGACCGACTGCCGGCGCTAATCGATGACCTGATCGATTTCTGCCGTCGGGTCGACATACCACCGCTTGTGCAGATCTCGATCGCCCATGCCCAGTTCGAAACCATCCACCCGTTCACGGACGGAAACGGGCGGACCGGGCGGGCACTCGTCCAGGCCATGCTGCGAGGTTCCGGCCTGACCAGGAGAACAACCGTACCCGTTTCAGCGGGACTGCTTGTAGACACGGACCGGTACTTCGCGGCGCTGGCCTCCTACCGAGAGGGGGACGTCCAGCCGATCCTCAAGGAGTTCGGTCAAGCGGCCCGATACGCGGCCGTCGAGGGCAGGAAGCTGGTCACCGATCTTGATTTCATTCGAGTCGAAACCGCTTCCCGGATCAAGGCGCGGTCAGACGCCGCTGTTTGGCGGCTAAACGATCTCCTGGTTGGCCAGCCGGTGGTCAACACCGCCTACGTGGCGTCAAGGCTCGACATCTCCAAGGTGGCTGCCCAGACCTCAATCGACAAACTCGTGGACGCCGGTGCACTGACCGAGAACACGAACAAAGTCCGGCGTCGTGTCTGGCAGCACAACGACATCCTCGCCCGTCTGGATGAGTTCGCCGCCCGAGTCAGACGTCGCGACGCAAGCCCTTGA